In Lolium perenne isolate Kyuss_39 chromosome 5, Kyuss_2.0, whole genome shotgun sequence, the sequence CCCTAACAAGCTTGTTGTACTTGAGGGTGGCAATATCGTCGAATATCAAGGGCTCTTCCAAAATCTCATGCCCATAAGCGTCCGGAAGGATCTGAACACGAGTGTTGTCAAGAAACCAACGGAGGTACTGGTTGAAAGCATCCTCGCTATGTTCTTCATATTGGATTCCTTTCGCTTTCTTCTGTTCCTCCACTCGCATGACGAATTTCTTCACATGCTTCTTATGAATGTTGTGCCAATccgtcttcttggtcctcctcctGTCAATGCTGCAAATGGAGAAACCCATGTCAATGATGCGAATGGAAAATACATCAATTTACAAAGAGCTACAAAGGAGGTCTCACCCGTGAAGTACTATACTCGTGTCCTTCCATTCAGGAGGGCAAGGCTGAAGTAATCCAAATTGTCTCATAACCTGCTGTGGCATATGATGCTCAACGGCCCACATGCATACCAAGGGACAATGCAGATACCAAAGATGAGCTTCCGCCATGCAAGCCGGGTTAAGTGTGAATGTTGAAGCGTTACCAAGCTGCGATCGAGgaccatatggctcccattccaccAACATCGTACCACAATGATGTAAAAAAAGAAAGTTACAAAAACACCGTGCATTGGACTTATGGGATGAAAATATTCACCTGCTCCGGTGTTAGGTTATCAAACTCGTTGGTGTACGTCTGATAGGCCGCTATTGGGTCGCCACTGAACTCGGAGACAATGTCCCACTGATAAGCCCAAGTGGGTCGCCGCAACTGGTTGCCGTGATCATTGTACTTCTTGTAATCGAGAACACGAGGCCTTCCGACAGGGAAGCGCTCCCAGCTCCAAATCGATAGAAGAAGCAACGGACCACCAATGCAAGCGTCCTTACCGATCCTGcaac encodes:
- the LOC139831432 gene encoding serine/threonine-protein phosphatase 7 long form homolog, which gives rise to SQNFKTCPEGASRDVIKLYARVYVWYVITRTLFPDCSGNTAQWHWLKALTKMETKWSWGSAALAFLYRQLDEACCRIGKDACIGGPLLLLSIWSWERFPVGRPRVLDYKKYNDHGNQLRRPTWAYQWDIVSEFSGDPIAAYQTYTNEFDNLTPEQPCPPEWKDTSIDAFNQYLRWFLDNTRVQILPDAYGHEILEEPLIFDDIATLKYNKLVREGRQTSFAPMLVLGIFSIHPHSSAHVS